AGCGAAAGACGCAACACAAACCGCAAAGGAGCACACATGACCACACTCGTATTCGGCGGCACCGGCTTCATCGGCAGGCGCGCCATCCCCCTGCTCGTCGAGCGCGGCGAGGAGGTCGTCGTCGTCGACCTCAATCCCGCATCGGCCGACTACTCCGCCTACGGCGGCGCCGTTCGCGTCACGGGCGGCGACATCACCAGCTTTGAGGACGTCATCAAGGCCGTTATGTCCGTCAAACCGGACCGCATCATGAACCTCGCCTACCTCCTCGGCTCCGGCGAGGACACCCCCCACTTCTCCCTGCGCATCAACATCCTCGGCATGGACAACGTCTTCGAGGCCGCCCGCCTCTGCGGCGTCAACCGCGTCACCTACGCCAGCTCCATCGCCGTCAGCGGCCTGCAGACCAACTTCGGCGACCGCCTGACCACCGAGGATGACGCCATGTTTGGCACCCGCCAGTACGCCAAGCACAAGATGTTCAACGAGTACCAAGCCTCCCAGTACAACCGCATCTACGGCATGAACATCACCGGCATCCGCCCGTCCAACGTCACCGGCTACGACAAGGTCCGCGGCTCCACCGACCACGTCAACTGCATCACTCTCCCCGCCGAGGGCCTGCCCGTCAAATTCCCCTACAAGTCCATCCGCCGCCTGCCCTTGCACGTCGACGAGATCGCCGAGATATTCACCCGCGTCACCCTCGCCGACTCCTCCCGCTACGAGGTCTACAACTCCGGCGGCGCCCCCATCAGCCTCGGCGAGATCGCCGACGTCGTCCGCGAGTTCATCCCAGACGCCCAGATCACCTTCGACGACGAGGGCGGCCTCGAGCACTCCGACAACTACCTCGTAGACAACTCCCGCCTCCTCACGGAGTTCGAGCTGGAGTACAAGCCCTACCGGGACCGCATCCTCCAAATGATCAACGAGGTCCGCGAACACCACGGCATGCCCCTCGTGGACGCGAAGTAGCCGCCTCCCACTCTCGTCATTCCTGCGGAGCCTGCCCCCGTACCCCGATACGGGGGCAGGAATCCAGAGGGGCGGGGCGGAGGGCGTAGGGGCGATTCGCGAATCGCCCGTCCCGCCGGCAGGCGGGAACCCGCGCCCACCAACAGGTAACCCGAGCAAGGAAAGGAGCCCACCCATGATCGGTCTCGTCGTCCAGGAACCCAGCGCAGCCGCAGCCGTCGCGCGCATCAAGCAGACCGAGGACGCGGGCGTCCCCGCCGTGTGGATGACCATCATGGGCGCGGGCGGCGCCGACGCGATGACCACCTTCGCCGCCGCCGGCGCCCAGACCAACAGCGTCCTCATGGGCACCGCCATCGTGCCGAACATGCCCCGCCACCCCATCATCATGGCGCAGCAGGCCATCGCCGTCGCCCAGCTTGCCCCCGGCCGCTTCCGCCTCGGCATCGGCCCCAGCCACCAGACGTCGATGCAGGCTACCTTCGGCTTCGACTTCCGCAAGCCCCTCACCCGCCTCGGCGAGTACCTCGACATCGTCTCCGCCCTGCTCACCGAGGGCCAGGT
The DNA window shown above is from Chloroflexota bacterium and carries:
- a CDS encoding NAD(P)-dependent oxidoreductase; amino-acid sequence: MTTLVFGGTGFIGRRAIPLLVERGEEVVVVDLNPASADYSAYGGAVRVTGGDITSFEDVIKAVMSVKPDRIMNLAYLLGSGEDTPHFSLRINILGMDNVFEAARLCGVNRVTYASSIAVSGLQTNFGDRLTTEDDAMFGTRQYAKHKMFNEYQASQYNRIYGMNITGIRPSNVTGYDKVRGSTDHVNCITLPAEGLPVKFPYKSIRRLPLHVDEIAEIFTRVTLADSSRYEVYNSGGAPISLGEIADVVREFIPDAQITFDDEGGLEHSDNYLVDNSRLLTEFELEYKPYRDRILQMINEVREHHGMPLVDAK